In Camelina sativa cultivar DH55 chromosome 17, Cs, whole genome shotgun sequence, the genomic stretch ATTCTGTTTGCATTGAGAACACGTCGCCTCCTTTGACTAACAAGCTTAGCCACAAAACACTCTTAACGGTCCAAAAGGAATAttccaattttaaatttaaaccaaaatataagagggaagagagataaccgcctttgTCCTTGACGCGAGAAGCGTGGCCTTAGACGTTTTGCACCAAGCTCAATGGCTCTTGAAAACCTTCTCCAGTAAATCCAATGGGAAAAAACccggagtaaggaaaaagagtacacatCCTTGCTAAAGTGACTTTGatgtcttcactcttgggtaagagtgaagaccaaTGAACTGAGTCTTCAAGGTCTTCATGGATTGGTGGGCGTTGGGTGAATGACCGGACGAACAGGTTGAGCCGTTGCTTGGCCACCTTTGCTGAGCTCCTTGATCGTGTGGTGGCTCCCGGGAGGATCGTTGGTGCCTTGGCCACGTCCGAAGTAGGCGTCTTGGCCGCGTCCGATGTGTCTTGGTCAGGCGTGTCTTGGTTGTCTTGGCCGAGCTCCCGTCCTGCGATCAGATCACCACCGGTTGCAGCCGCATCACCTCCTTTTCAGCTGTTGCCGTGGGATTTTGTGTCGGGCATTGCTGAGGAAAGGCGTCAGGCGGTTAGCTGGTTTAGTACGGTTAGTTTGACATTCGCCTTTTGCTTGCTTTGAAAATTGTCGTTCTCAAATTCTTGActctttggttttcttctctctcctccctttcgttttttttggtagattgaGATTCAATATCGTGCCTATCGTCGTCGGCATGAGTTTTTGGTCGAGCGGATGATGGATCTCGAGATGGGAATGAGGAAATTGGAGGTTGGGCCGGAATATTGGGAGCGGTTCGGGTTTGGGAGATTCCGTGTGATGCCTTTCTGGCTTCGTGACCGAGTTCGTGCCCTTAGCCGTGGGGGTCATGGAAGTCTTTGAGGACACCCGGCATGttatttatcatattatttttatgaacTGGTTTTTGCGCCTGTGTGTGGGGTCGCTAACTCTTTTCAGGGCCCTTGTCTTGCTCTTGGGCAtaatgtgtgttttttgttgaaCATTTCACCCGATTGGCGGGTTATTTTAAGATATGATTTGCTatattttggttgttgttttttttttgtttggttattctCGACAGTGAGACGTCACTCATCTTATTATGTCGAGCCGAAAGACTTTGTTCGAAACCATGTGCTTTTTGCTTGTAGTTTGCTTTTGCAGGGGGTCGCTGTTAAATTTCGGGAGCGGGAAGCATTGAGTTCGCGTATTGAAGTCTGGCTTATACCTTGCCTTGGATCAAAGAGATTGTGCGCAAGCGGCGGCTTACGTTGCACGTCGATCTCAGTCTATTTGCTGGTATTGCTTGGGGCCCGGCTTTTACCGACACTTCGCGTGGAGTGTggctttttgtttgtgttgtttttttttagtcgGACAAATGACCAAATTGCCGACCTTATTTGCTTACacgctttgttttgttttctttttttatgatgTTTGTCAATTTTTGTAAAGCAGTatacttaaataaaataaataccgAAGTTATTTGCAAAGAAAATTTTTATAAGTAGTGGCTACACCTTTTCAGGCTGCCTACGTACCTCCTTTCTTTTTTAGAGGATCAAGCCGATGGTAGTTCAGATTACATAGATAGTAGATGCTCTTAGTCAGAAATAAatatccttttttatttttatttttttttgtagaaataaCGCTTAAGGTTGCCAGCGTTCCAAGATCGCGGAATTGCTTCACCGGACATGGTGATTAGCTTGTAGACTCCTGGGCGGACGATTTTGGACACTTGGTACGGACCTTCCCACTTTGCGCCGAGCTTCTCAGCCTTGAGCTCGGCGGTATTCTCAAACACTTTGCGTAAAACGAGATCTCCTTCTCTGAAAGATCGCAGGTTGACCTTTTTGTTATAGTTACGGGCTGCCGATTGTTGGTAGTTCTGAATTTGGACTAAGGCATGGTCCCGCAGTTCCTAGATCTCGTCTAGGCTATCGTAAAGCATTTCGTCGTTTAGCTCTAGGTTTTTGACTAGAATGGTTTGGCGTAAACTGCCGACGCTGACTTTGGTCGGTGCCATTGCTTCCAAACCGTAAACTAGTgaaatttgtgtttgtcctgacACACTTCGCGGGGTTGTTCGGTGAGACCATAGCCGCAATCCAGCTTGTCGGCCCAGAGTCCTTTCTTCTCTTCGAGTCGCTTCTTTAGGCCATTTATGATTGTCTTGTTGGTTGCTTCGGCCTGGCCGTTACCTTGGGGGTACCTTGGAGTTGACTTGCTAAGGCGGATGCGCTAGCTTGCGCAGAAGTCATCGAATTTCTTGGATATGAATTGCGACCCATTATCAGTGACGCTCTCGTATGGTAATCCATGTCagcatattatatttttccaaacgAAATTATAGATCTCATTTGCTTGGATTTTCTTATAGGACTCGGCCTCGACCCATTTAGTGAAGTAGTCCGTCAATATAAGGAGGAACTTTTTGCCGCGCGAGGCTGACAGTGGTCCGACAATATCCATCGCCCATCTCATGAACGGGTACGGTGCTGTTGTGGTGGAGAGTAATTCCGCCGGGGCGTGTATATCAGATGCGTGCCTCTGACATTTTCGCATTTAACGGCAAATTGCTCGCAATCACTGACCATAGTTGGCCAGTATATTCCATCGCGTCGCCTGAATGGTTTCCACCGGCTCCTTCATTTGTTTCCTACATTGCCTGGTGGGCCTCTTTTGCCGAGATGCAATGCAATAATACGCCGGCTGCACTCCATCGGTAGAGCTGCCCTTCAATTGTGGCGTATTGTGCCGCTTTCTTCTTTAGACGCCGGGCCTACCACTTGTCCGCGGGGACTGTTCCTTCATTGATGTATTGAAGTATCTCTTGTCGCCAATCGGTCGGCTGGACATCGCTAGGTCGCATTTCTTCATTGAGTTCGGCAGGCTCCATCGGGTCGGCGGATATTACATTGACGTGAGCCCCGGCGTCGATGCTACTTGTAGAAATGCTCTTGACCGGGATTACTCGACGTAAGTCCGGGACTGAGGTTGACAGTAAAGCAGCCAAAGCTTCTGCAGGAGCATTAGCACTTCGTGGTATTTTGTCGATTACGAAATGATCAAACCCTTGTGCGAGCTCCCTAACTATCTTCAAGTAGGCATCCATGCGACCGCATTTGGTGCCGTACTCATTGTTATATTGGTTGGCGACGAGCTGGGAATTGCAATAGGCATGAAGCCGCTTCACGCCGATCCCTGCTGCAAGTTGCATCCTGGTAAGTAATGCTTCATATTCAGACTCATTGTTTGTTGCGGTGAAGTTGAGGCGGAACGATTGCTCGACGACCTCTCCGGTAGGTGATGTGAAGCGAATTCTGATCCCAGAACTATGCTGCGACGATGCTCCGTCGACGTATAAATACCAGTTTTCTTTGGTCGGAGTAGAAGAGATGAAACGTTGTGGCAGTTCGACTATAAATTCTGCCAACACCTGGGATTTCATGCATGTTCGGCCGAGGTACTCGATGTCATACTCACTAAATTCGACTGCCCATTTTGCCATGCGACCGGATTTTCCCGGGCTATGAAGAATTTGCCGTAGGGGTTGGTTTGTGAGGATCGCGATCGTATGCGACTGGAAATAGGGCCTAAGTTTACGAGCCAAGATGACCACGACGTAGCCTAATTTTTCCAAGTTTGGATATCGTAGCTCGGCCCCGTCCAAATTCTTGCTTACGTAGAAAATAGGCTTTTGCTCGCCTCGGTCATCTCTGACTAGTACCCCGCTAACTGCCGATTCAGAAACAGCGATGTACAGGTAGAGCTACTCTCCTTCTTCGGGCTTCGAGAGTATGGGTGGGGTGGTCAAATAAGTTTTTAACTCGACGAACGCATGTTCGCATTCGGTCGTCCAGTCGTACTCCTTGTTTGTTGATGGCAGCAACTGGTAAAACAACAAGCTCTTGTCGGTTTATCGTGAGATGAATCGGTTAAGGGCTGCTATTCTGCCGGTCAGACGCTGGACTTCGCGTTTGTTCCTTGGCGAGGGCATATCGAGTATAGCCTTTATTTGTTTTCGGTTTGCCTCTATTCCTCTTTTAGTGACGATATACCCTAGAAATTTGCCGGACGTCACGCCGAATGAACATTTCTCCGGGTTAAGCTTCATGTTATACTTGTTCAGAGTTTGAAAACATATTTGCAAGTGCCCGACATGATCGCTTGCGCTTGCAAACTTGACTAGCATATCGTCTATGTATACCTCCATGGTTATCCCTAGCTGGTCGCCGAACATCTTATTGACGAGGCGCTGATAGGTGGCTCCCGCATTTTTTAATCCGAACGGCATGACCTTGTGGCAGAACGTGCCTTGATCGGTAATAAAGGCAGTCTTCTCGCGGTCATCGGTGTGTATCAAGATTTGGTTATACCTCGAGAAGGCATCCATGAAGGAGAGCAGTGCATTCCCTGCCGTGGCTTCGACGAGCCTCTCGATATGCGGCAACGGATAACTATCCTTGGGGCAGGCTTTGTTTAGGTCCATGAAGTCGATGCAAACCCTGTTcttcccatttttcttttttactaccACCGGATTTGCTAGCCATTCGGGATACTTGACCTCCATGATAGATCCGCCTGCGAGCAATTTCTTGACCTCGTCATTTACCGCCTTGGATCATTCGGGGCCGAGCTTACGCTGCTTTTGCTTGACGGGTTTGTAGGTCGGGCCAACGTTTAGCTTGTGGCTCGTGACGTCCATGCTAATTTCGATCATGTTGTCAAAAGACCAGGCAAGGGTAGAAACATTATCTTTCAAGAATTGAATCAAGTCTGCTCTTATCGCTGGGTCAAGGTCTGCGCCAATACCGACGCACCGCTTTGGGTCGCTCTAGTCGATATTGATTTCCTCAATCAGATGATGACTTAGAATTTCCTCAGGACTGGGAGCTGGTAACTCGTCCAGCTCTTTCTTTGATTGCTATAAATCGACGGCTTTTCGTAGTTTGCACTCAAATAACAACACAGTTCCTGGCGTCCGCCTGATTTCCCTTGATCGTAAATATTTGGCCGAACAGAGGGAATTTAACACACTGATGGTAAGTTGACGGGACGGCCTGCATGTCATGAATCCAGGGGGATCCTAGAATGATGTTATAGACTGCTGGCTTATCGACGATGACAAACTTATGCCACGAGGATATGCCGGACACATAGATCGGCAACTTGATTGTGCCGGACGACATCATGTAATTTCCGTCGAATCCTCTGAGCGGCCTGATTGACGGTTTGATTTCTCTGTTGTTGACTTCTATTTTTTCGAGGACGTCTCTGAAGATAACGTTGATGGAGCTCCCCGTGTCAATCATGATCCTTGTTACTTCGCTTTCGCCGATGTGCAATTCGATGACGAGAGGATCGTTGTGTGGAAAGTTGACCTCAGCCAGGTCGTCTGCCATGAACGTGATTGGCGGTACGAAAGGTGGGACTTTAACTGGCCATACAGCGGCTGTGCCGGCCTTTACGTAGTCACGGATTGATCGTACGGAATCTCTGCAGGCTGTCAGTCCTCCCATTATCATATCAACACAACGGGGAGGTGGCCATTGGTCGCCGTTGGGTTGGCATAGAGGGTGTAAGTGCCGAACTCCGTTGGAAATTTAACGCATTGGTGGTATGTTAAGACCACGGCCTTCATTTTGTGGAGCCAGGACGTACCAAGGATGACGTTATACGCACTTGGTCTGTCAAGGACAGCGAAATCGAAGAGGTGGACCGTTCCACCGACGTATATTGGGAGTATGACCGTGCCTAGGCAGGTGAGGGAGCTTCCATCGAAACCGGTCAGGGTTTGCACTTCTGGCATAGCAAGGTGTAGGTCGACTTTTATCTGGGGAAGCGCTCTCCTGAAGACAACATTTACTGAACTTCCCGTGTCGATTAAGACGTCTGGGACTAGGCAGTCACCGATATTCATTTCAACGACGACAGGTCCTATGGGCGAAGTTTGCAACCCAGCAGCAACTTCTTCTCTGAACATGATTAGAACATATGATCGACACATAGGCGTACTACTAGGTAACCAATCGCGTTCAGTTCTTTCCACGTCATGGACGGGATATACGACACAAGGCGAGTTAGGGTCGAATGGGAGGCTTCCCCTTATGACATTGATCCTGCGACGGGTCGGGGGTGGTGGCGCGTCAGCCGGCTGGTTTTCCTGTCCGCCTGCCTAGTTACCAGCTTTGGGTTGGTTATTGGGCATTGGTCGGTTATTGGGACGGCCTTGTTGCCCTAGGCGTCCTCGTGCGTTACCTCGTCCTCGCGGGGCGTTGCTTTTGTACTAGTACAGCTGTACAGTGACCTCACCATTAAGATACTTTCCTAGCAGTTCATTCTGTAGGTGCCTGCAAGATTGTGTTGAGTGTCCGGTGTATTCATGCAATTCGCAGTAGAGGTTATGGTCAGGCTCCTCCCTCGCGCCCTTTGTTGGGGTCGTAGGTATTAGAGCGGACAAGCTAGCGGCTGGGGGCGGTTGGGCGTTGTTGACGAGGTATGTCGCGCCCCGTTTCTTACTGTCTGCGAGGTATTCTTTGTCGAGATGCTGACGAGGCTCATGGTATACCTCTTTTGCCTTGCTAGTTGACAGTTGGGCTCCAGTGGAGGAGCGCTTTCTATCGAAGACgaccttttcttcttccatttcgATTTGGACTCCTGCTCGATGGAGGGCATCTTGGAAAGTAGGGAATCTGTTCAACTTAAGATCTTCGCGGAACTTTGACTCATACCACAGAACCTTTTGGAGGCGGCGAGCGAAACGCTATGGGGGGCATTCACCTGTGTGGCAATCTTTTTAAACCTATCCATGAATTTTCGCAATGGCTCATGCTCTCCTTGCTCGATATTGTGGAGGTCGGCGATTGTCGCGGTGGGGATAGCCAGGATCGAGTATTGTTTCAAAAAGGTCAACGAGAGTGTGCGGAAGCTGTCGATTGAATCGGGCGGCAAGGAAGAAAACCAGCCTAGGGCGTCACCACTCATGTTTTCTATAAACAGCTTGCACTTCCCCGCGTCGAGCTCTTCCGGGCGGAATTCGCATCGATGGATCGCGATCTCAAAGGATGTTAAATGATGGGTTGGGTTTGAGTCTCCCTTGTATGGGGTCAGGTGCTTGATTTTACAATCCGGACGAGCGACGACCCGGCGAATTCGCGCAGTAAACGGAGTCTTCTGGGATTGCTCTAGCATGTGGTCTACATCAGGTGCTGCGCTAGTAGCTTGATGGAACTTTCTTGTGACATCTTTGATCTGACTTTTGAGCTCGGCCAATTCTCCATTTTGACCCTTCTCGGCTCTATTGGTGACTTCTGGCTGTCCGGCATTTTCTTGCAACCTTGCACAGATGTTGGAAAAGAAGTGAAACGTTCCTCCATTTTCTTGTCCTGGGCCTCTATCTTTTCGAGTATGCTTCTCATTAATGCGCCTACATCGAGGGCGCTTGTTCCTTCTCCTACCGATCCGTTCGGCGTTGCCGGGGCTCGGGTCGGCGGTATTTGTGGAAGCTCTTCCTGGGCTTGCTGAATGTGGTCCGGCGTATCCGCTACGTACCCATCGCTTCCTGTGATATCTCCTTCTGTCATCTTTCAAGACGTACTTCTTTGATGTTGGACTTTCTTTAAAAGTTCCCCTTGTTTCTTTTCCCTGGATGCGCACCAAATGTTGAACGAGTAATGCTACTAGCTCAGGAATAATATTTAAGGAAGGCGAAACAAAGGACTTTATTAAGATTGTCAAAGATCGTCGAATTACAAGGTATCTGCTAAAAGCCGATCGGCTAATTACAGAGTTATGTATTCTCAAATTGACTAATAACACTGAAAGCTAGAATTGGACGAGCTCCAGACTCCTACCGTCTGTTCCTTTTTCCCTTCTACACGTCGCTTCCTTGGTATTTATAGTTGATGGGACGCTTCATCTTTCTGCCTCGGGATCGATGTGGTACTATCATACAAAAACTAGTAACAGAAACGTTTTGTAAGAACAGCAAAAACGTTTTTGATAATATCATACAAGTTTACCAAATCAgtattcttttaaaacaaagaaaaatagtcgatatttttaattaaaaattttcatcaaaaaccaaaaacaacattgataataaaacaaaatctaagcCCTAAAACGACATTTAATTTCGACTGAAATGGAGGGAGTTGCTAAATCAATTTATCAATAGATTGACTATGGATCTTTGggctatatatatactttcttgTAGTGATCTAACGATAGTTTTAACCATAGATTTCCAAATTACAAAACGCCAAAAGAATATtgtaagagagaaacaaagaggaAAATAGTTGTAAGACAAAAAATAAAGGTTTAGTAAATTTTAAGTAACTAATTTGGGGGTTTTTTGTTGGGGGACAAAGGCCTTAGCCAACTTCTTCTCAAGTCGTCTTCATCTTTAACCTTGGCAGACAAATGGCATGCTCTAGACCTGCTCTTGAAACTGATAACACTCAAGAGCCGGCGAATTCGTTTCCTCCACGTCAGTAGAGAACGTGGTGTAGGCTGAGGAataatctccttcttcttcctgtgGAGCATGACATGTTCATATTGATGATCCCGTGAAGCCTTGCAATGTGCAACTTGATaactttcttttcctttctcccATGAAGTTGCTCGGTTGTTTTCGAAGTTGATCGAAATGTATGAatctatagatatatattacaaaattaatggaGCAACCTGAATGATCCATAATATCTTATCTTATCTATATAGACGTTTTCAATTTGCTTATTactattacatatatttaatctaatttatatatttttaaatgtaatgaacatattatgtaaaaagaaaagatattaaaaaaaaaaaattgagccACGGTTTTACAAAATTTCTAAAGGCATGTTAAACGATTAGAGAGGCCATGTAAATGAGTTAATTGTGGAACAGATCAAGGAGTTTATAAGGTagccaaaaagagaaaaatcctGCGGTGACATTGGTACATTTTGTTATGCATGTTTGAGAAACgtgatattttataaaacaccgtattatcatttctaaaataacattaatttattaaaattccatgcgaaaaccatatatattgatattattttacAGTTTGGCTatgtatactatatattaatatatatgatgtaaaTAACATAAAAGTGTATATTATATGGTACCTTCTGGACTGATGATAGAGGTATTTTGGTGATCATACTTCTGATCATGATGTCGGAGTTCGAAGAAGCTAAGGAACGAGGAGAGTCTGATAGATTTCTTTGGAGAAAAAACGGTTTTGGGTTCTTGGATGGTTTGGTAGGAAACAGGAGACTGAGGACGTAGTCTCTGTAGAGAAGCCAGGACCAGAAGCCTCTCGTTAAGACAGAGAGGACATACACCTTCGATAAACTCTACTGGGTGGATGTTACAAGAAgatgttgagttttttttgttctgtccTTTCATAGCTTTTCTAAGTGAGAGACAGAGATAAAGAAAGAggtgaagaagtagaagattgTCCTTAGTTTAGAGAATTGATTCCGCAAATCTACTTTATTGAGATGCACAATTTTTCTGTGGGTGCATAGATATAAAGTTTTATGAGCTGTCACTATTTAGAAGACATTAGATAAATACAATCTGATTTCAAAAAAATGTctttaagaaaatatgaaatttatgatTGATTCGAAATATTAGCATGATTGGTAATGCAGAATATAGTAAAAACACTTGAGAAAAATCTGTAAATGGTTGGTAGTGTACGACAAAAATATGACTCATATGAATTTGAATAATTGAAAAAGTGTGAACTAAAAGTGTTATATGGTTACGGCGAATTTTGGCAGATTCTGACAAATGATTGATTGTATCTTTTAGTCGATTTTAAAGTTAGATAATGTACATCCAACATAAAAACgttgatatatatttgtatgaaGAATTTTGCTTAAATATGAGAAGTACGGTTAGTTTCAGTTTTGGGTGCTAGGAAACACTTCCTTTATGTATATCATTCGAACTTGTAGTGAAGTTGCGAAT encodes the following:
- the LOC104757957 gene encoding uncharacterized protein LOC104757957, coding for MKGQNKKNSTSSCNIHPVEFIEGVCPLCLNERLLVLASLQRLRPQSPVSYQTIQEPKTVFSPKKSIRLSSFLSFFELRHHDQKYDHQNTSIISPEDSYISINFENNRATSWEKGKESYQVAHCKASRDHQYEHVMLHRKKKEIIPQPTPRSLLTWRKRIRRLLSVISFKSRSRACHLSAKVKDEDDLRRSWLRPLSPNKKPPN